In Fusarium fujikuroi IMI 58289 draft genome, chromosome FFUJ_chr08, one genomic interval encodes:
- a CDS encoding related to members of the aldo/keto reductase family, with protein sequence MSQGKTFTLSTGAKIPLLGYGTWQASPGEVGQGVYEALKVGYRHLDLAKVYGNQPEIAEALKKSFAEIPGLKREDVFITSKLWNSQHDPKQVEAALDDCLQELGLEYLDLYLIHFPVSFKNSGAPIGQDLFPLTGGNQPDGDVVIDDSISIVDTWKAVTELPKSKARAVGVSNHTKEHLEAIIKGTGVVPAVNQIERHPLLIQKDLIDYCKEKNIHVTAYSAFGNNMVNAPLLFTYPEIKAVAERLTKEKGQPVSPTQVLLAWAQVGGHSVIPKSVTPKRIAENFQEIDLSEDDIREIEQVGKEQRRYNVPYVANKPRWDVNIFGHEDEKPATHQVII encoded by the exons ATGTCTCAAGGCAAGACTTTCACCCTCAGCACCGGCGCCAAGATCCC TCTCTTGGGATACGGCACATGGCAAGCCTCCCCCGGTGAGGTCGGTCAGGGTGTCTACGAGGCTCTCAAGGTTGGATATCGACACTTGGATCTCGCCAAGGTCTACGGAAACCAGCCTGAGATCGCCGaggccttgaagaagtccTTTGCTGAGATCCCTGGCCTCAAGCGAGAGGATGTCTTCATCACCTCCAAGCTCTGGAACTCGCAGCACGACCCCAAGCAGGTCGAGGCTGCGCTGGACGACTGCCTGCAGGAGCTCGGTCTTGAGTACCTTGATCTCTACCTCATCCACTTCCCCGTTTCTTTCAAGAACTCTGGAGCTCCTATTGGTCAGGATCTGTTCCCTCTCACCGGAGGAAACCAGCCCGATGGTGACGTCGTGATCGATGACAGCATCTCCATCGTCGACACATGGAAGG CTGTTACTGAGCTGCCCAAGTCCAAGGCTCGCGCCGTCGGTGTTTCCAACCATACCAAGGAGCAC CTCGAGGCAATTATCAAGGGCACTGGAGTTGTCCCTGCTGTCAACCAGATTGAGCGCCACCCTCTCCTGATCCAGAAGGATCTCATTGACTACtgcaaggagaagaacatccACGTTACCGCATACTCT GCTTTCGGTAACAACATGGTCAACGCtcccctcctcttcacctaccccgagatcaaggccgTCGCCGAGCGATtgaccaaggagaagggtcAACCCGTCTCACCCACCCAAGTCCT TCTCGCCTGGGCCCAGGTTGGTGGCCACAGTGTCATCCCCAAGTCTGTTACACCCAAGCGCATCGCCGAGAACTTCCAGGAGATCGACTTGTCTGAAGACGATATCCGCGAGATCGAGCAGGTCGGCAAGGAGCAGCGCCGGTACAACGTTCCTTACGTCGCTA ACAAGCCTCGCTGGGACGTCAACATCTTCGgccatgaggatgagaagcctGCCACTCACCAGGTCATTATTTag
- a CDS encoding related to L-PSP endoribonuclease family protein, translated as MSHLTYTAYEGYGERAKKDLWYSQAVRVGDIIECSGQGGWDRETEKIDPNVVIQIEKAFDNVECALKAAGSRGWEDVFFLRSHHLPCNSEAIETMVRCLKKYCPNHQPTWTALGVPRLALDDMRVEIEVRAHVPKDREEK; from the exons ATGTCTCACCTTACCTACACTGCCTACGAAGGCTATGGCGAGCGCGCCAAGAAGGACCTCTGGTACAGCCAAGCCGTCCGCGTCGGAGACATCATTGAATGCTCTGGGCAAG GTGGCTGGGACCGAGAGACAGAAAAGATCGACCCGAATGTTGTGATACAGATTGAGAAAGCATTCGACAACGTGGAATGTGCTTTGAAGGCAGCGGGTAGTCGCGGTTGGGAGGATGTTTTCTTTCTAAGGTCACACCACCTGCCTTGTAATAGCGAGGCAATTGAGACGATGGTTCGCTGCCTCAAGAAGTATTGTCCGAATCATCAGCCAACCTGGACAGCCTTGGGGGTTCCTCGCTTGGCTCTGGACGACATGCGAGTTGAGATCGAAGTGCGCGCGCATGTCCCTAAAGACCGAGAAGAAAAGTAA
- a CDS encoding related to endo-polygalacturonase produces MKLSTAVKSVCFFLLSHSTIFVGAKAPQGFLQTWPIPDGVPIATSYDVKARVPGGKWQKIETYQPVLNEVNFTTGGSTRHNSSLAYFDFNGTVEIQAKYLKDQVSKAVIRPYSLNLTPKKSGSVITFTLDEPRDILVQVNDGIFDVLHIFTNPPDTNVPSEDDKDVLYYGPSYHKLNSTLEVGSGKTLYVAGGAVVSAPDITVTNSSDVTIRGRGLLYSPKGNSVQVYRSKNVLIERLAGINFLPRAYESKDVTFSHWRDFSAVQWGDGMDVYCCENVLIDSVFLRNSDDCIAVYAHRDEWYGNSTNITIQNSILWADVAHPINIGTHGNTQDPEAIAGLTIRNIDILDQREGQVDYQGTIALNPGDGNLIQDVLIDDVRVEDIRVGQLLNFRVMYNTKYNTSPGRGIKDVLVRDLKYTGTKASMSIFVGYDEDRTISNVRFENLVINGKVISDNMQKPGWYLTADFIPAYANEHVHNMTFTSA; encoded by the coding sequence ATGAAACTCAGCACGGCTGTCAAGTCAGTatgcttcttccttcttagcCACAGCACCATTTTTGTAGGTGCAAAAGCCCCACAAGGGTTTCTTCAGACGTGGCCTATTCCCGATGGCGTCCCTATCGCGACCTCTTACGATGTCAAAGCCCGTGTCCCAGGCGGCAAGTGGCAAAAGATCGAAACATATCAGCCAGTTCTCAACGAGGTCAACTTCACCACCGGCGGTTCCACCAGGCATAACTCATCTCTGGCCTATTTTGATTTCAACGGTACTGTAGAGATCCAAGCCAAATATCTCAAAGATCAAGTTTCCAAGGCCGTCATCAGACCCTACTCTCTCAACTTGACCCCAAAGAAGTCTGGCTCCGTTATCACTTTCACCTTGGATGAGCCGCGAGATATTCTTGTTCAAGTCAACGATGGCATCTTCGATGTTCTGCACATCTTCACCAACCCTCCTGATACGAATGTCCCATCGGAGGATGATAAGGATGTCCTGTACTACGGTCCTAGCTATCATAAGCTCAACTCTACACTCGAGGTTGGATCTGGCAAAACTCTATATGTCGCTGGCGGAGCAGTGGTTTCAGCTCCCGATATCACAGTAACCAACTCGAGCGACGTAACCATACGTGGACGAGGCCTCTTGTACAGTCCAAAGGGAAATTCTGTACAGGTTTACCGATCCAAAAATGTCTTGATCGAGCGCCTGGCCGGCATCAACTTCCTTCCTAGAGCTTACGAGTCAAAGGACGTGACATTCAGTCATTGGCGCGACTTTAGCGCTGTGCAATGGGGAGATGGAATGGACGTGTACTGCTGCGAGAACGTTCTTATTGATTCCGTCTTCTTGCGCAATTCAGACGACTGTATCGCTGTATATGCTCATCGGGATGAATGGTACGGAAACTCtaccaacatcaccatccaAAATTCAATTCTATGGGCTGATGTCGCGCATCCGATTAATATTGGAACCCATGGCAATACTCAGGACCCCGAGGCCATCGCAGGTCTGACTATTCGCAACATCGACATCCTCGACCAAAGAGAGGGACAGGTTGACTACCAAGGAACCATTGCACTCAATCCCGGAGACGGTAATCTTATTCAAGACGTCTTGATTGACGACGTGCGCGTCGAAGATATTCGCGTTGGCCAACTGCTCAACTTCCGAGTCATGTACAATACCAAGTACAATACTTCACCGGGCCGAGGAATCAAGGACGTGTTGGTGCGTGATTTGAAGTACACTGGGACAAAAGCCAGCATGTCTATCTTTGTCGGTTATGACGAAGACCGGACAATCAGCAATGTTAGGTTCGAAAACCTGGTTATCAATGGGAAGGTCATCTCGGATAACATGCAGAAGCCGGGCTGGTACTTGACTGCGGACTTTATTCCGGCATATGCAAATGAGCATGTACATAACATGACTTTCACGTCAGCTTGA
- a CDS encoding related to bifunctional 4-hydroxyphenylacetate degradation enzyme has protein sequence MGFQKLVRFEEDGSSHYGNLINTSQGGYEVEKLTGNLEQGFQPTNQVVTVPKLLCPLEFTPIILCVGLNYQKHAKEANLTVPKYPVLFTKPSDALAGPFDDVRVHKDCQSHMDYEGELCVIIGRDAKNVSADDALEYVLGYTAGNDVSARNFQVPDASGGQFCYAKSFDGFAPIGPAIYSPDIVPDPQALHLKTIVNGETVQETDTADMIWSVRELIAHLSRGTTIRRGTVIMTGTPSGVGYFRQSFLKDGDVVEVEIDDGLRIVNRMVFSP, from the exons ATGGGATTTCAAAAGCTTGTTcgctttgaagaagacggtTCCAGTCATTATGGaaacctcatcaacaccagccaagGTGGCTACGAGGTTGAAAAACTGACCGGCAATTTGGAACAAGGGTTTCAACCGACAAATCAAGTTGTTACAGTCCCGAAG CTTCTTTGCCCTCTCGAGTTTACGCCCATCATACTTTGTGTCGGGCTGAATTACCAGAAGCACGCAAAAGAGGCAAAT TTGACGGTTCCAAAATATCCGGTTCTTTTCACCAAACCCTCCGATGCTTTGGCTGGACCATTTGATGATGTGCGCGTGCACAAAGACTGTCAGTCTCATATGGATTATGAAGGGGAGCTGTGCGTTATCATCGGTCGCGATGCCAAGAACGTGTCTGCTGATGATGCTCTTGAATACGTACTTGGCTATACAGCAGGCAATGATGTCTCAGCAAGGAATTTCCAAGTCCCCGATGCTTCAGGAGGTCAGTTCTGCTATGCCAAGTCCTTTGATGGATTTGCACCCATAGGCCCAGCTATCTACAGTCCCGACATAGTTCCTGACCCACAAGCCCTACATCTCAAGACGATAGTGAACGGGGAGACGGTGCAGGAAACAGACACGGCGGACATGATCTGGTCGGTTCGGGAGCTTATCGCTCATTTGAGCCGTGGTACAACTATTCGGCGTGGAACGGTCATCATGACGGGCACGCCATCTGGGGTGGGATATTTCAGGCAGAGCTTTCTCAAAGACGGTGATGTTGTAGAGGTGGAGATAGATGATGGATTGAGGATTGTGAACCGTATGGTATTTTCACCTTAG
- a CDS encoding related to 2,3-dihydroxybiphenyl-1,2-dioxygenase yields MTAADKIKVVRLVAVHYQHPDLESACAFLRDFGMSEVLREDKRIYFGGYGRDPYLYIAEQSPTARRAFLGGTWAVDSLDDLTKAASKSGASAILDAEGPGGGKKVTLNDPNGFPITFIHGQALKEPQDHPATRALDKESPVMNHALEKPRKGRFLRFNKGPSPVHKLGHYGYIVPKDDFIKTREWYQSLFNLVTSDSVFNPETGEDSTSFMHIDLGETFTDHHSLFLGANPTNGKAFVHHSSFEINDFDSQALGHNWLSEKGYTNCWGIGRHVLGSQIFDYWFDTSGNILEHYSDGDLVNKHVPSTRSPEAPDSLHIWGPNVPLTFITGQPDK; encoded by the exons ATGACTGCAGctgacaagatcaaagtcGTGCGTCTTGTTGCCGTGCACTACCAGCACCCCGACCTCGAGTCGGCTTGTGCATTTCTCCGCGATTTCGGAATGTCCGAGGTTCTCCGAGAGGACAAGCGCATCTATTTTGGCGGCTACGGTCGTGACCCATACCTGTACATTGCTGAACAGTCCCCCACCGCACGTCGCGCATTTCTTGGGGGAACGTGGGCAGTTGATTCACTAGATGATCTCACCAAAGCTGCTTCCAAATCAGGCGCTTCAGCAATCCTGGACGCTGAGGGGCCTGGTGGGGGAAAGAAAGTCACTCTCAATGATCCCAACGGATTTCCCATTACATTCATTCACGGCCAAGCTTTAAAGGAGCCTCAGGATCATCCAGCAACGCGAGCTTTGGATAAAGAGTCGCCAGTGATGAACCATGCTCTGGAAAAGCCGAGAAAAGGTCGTTTCCTTCGATTCAATAAGGGGCCGAGTCCAGTTCACAAGCTAGGCCATTACGGCTATATTGTGCCCAAGGACGATTTCATCAAGACGCGTGAATGGTACCAAAGCCTGTTCAACCTGGTGACATCCGATTCTGTTTTCAACCCCGAGACCGGTGAGGATTCAACTAGCTTTATGCACATTGATCTCGGTGAAACCTTTACCGATCACCAT AGCCTGTTCTTGGGCGCAAATCCAACCAACGGGAAGGCTTTTGTCCATCATTCGAGCTTTGAGATAAACGACTTCGACTCGCAAGCCCTCGGGCATAATTGGCTCTCTGAAAAAGGCTACACTAACTGCTGGGGCATTGGCAGACATGTCTTGGGCAGTCAGATTTTCGATTACTG GTTCGATACATCGGGCAATATTCTGGAGCATTATTCTGATGGCGATCTTGTGAATAAACATGTACCTTCTACCAGAAGTCCTGAAGCTCCTGATTCGCTTCATATTTGGGGGCCTAATGTTCCTCTCACCTTTATTACAGGACAGCCAGATAAATAA
- a CDS encoding related to salicylate hydroxylase, translating into MKVVIIGAGIGGLALAVACRRENLEVVVLERAPALEPRENVTRAECLVAKTQKLGAGIQVPPNAARVARQLGVLPALKEKGVVLDSIEYVRYTDGKVLYKMDKNYVRDSFRDSWLVIARADLHQAFWDAAKEAGAELRLGSEMTSIDFQNSCVNLVGGEEVTGDVIVGADGTVGPHFCYVLRMADSAAGLYSRARDLILGRESPATETGDLAYRCTVPVEMLKGLNDQALSSLLEKKTATCWMGPDRHCVFYPLKGGKEYNLIMLRPDNLPKDVRRAPGDLNEMRSSFEGWDPRLTKLISCVPSVLKWKLSHHKELESWACESVVLLGDACHPTLPYQAQGAAMAVEDGAVLGKLLGLLNQSEVYKSQAPRRLSNMLKLYESLRKARTSNNVQGAISNRYTYHLLDGPEQEARDAWLASSRTTPPPDGQTLGDHEYLKTMLAFDCVTDSIEAFKEWERKLTKLARQL; encoded by the exons ATGAAGGTTGTTATCATAGGAGCTGGTATCGGAGGACTGGCGCTAGCTGTTGCCTGTCGACGAGAGAATCTCGAGGTGGTTGTTCTCGAGCGTGCGCCGGCCCTAGAGCCT CGAGAAAACGTCACACGCGCCGAATGTCTCGTTGCTAAGACACAGAAGCTTGGAGCAGGAATCCAAGTTCCACCCAACGCCGCGCGCGTGGCTCGTCAGTTGGGAGTTCTTCCTGCTTTGAAAGAAAAGGGTGTCGTCCTGGATTCCATCGAGTACGTGAGATACACCGATGGAAAGGTCCTCTACAAAATGGACAAGAATTACGTTCGGGACTCGTTTAGGGACAGTTGGCT TGTAATTGCTAGGGCAGATCTTCATCAAGCCTTCTGGGACGCTGCAAAGGAGGCCGGTGCAGAGCTGCGACTCGGCTCAGAAATGACCAGTATTGACTTTCAGAATTCATGTGTCAATTTGGTTGGCGGTGAGGAAGTGACTGGCGATGTCATTGTTGGTGCAGACGGTACAGTCGGGCCTCATTTTTGCTACGTATTACGCATGGCTGACAGTGCGGCAGGTCTTTATTCTCGGGCTCGTGACCTAATATTGGGCAGAGAGTCCCCAGCAACAGAAACAGGAGACTTGGCATATCGATGCACTGTTCCAGTAGAAATGCTCAAAGGCCTCAACGACCAGGCCTTGAGCAGCCTCCTCGAAAAGAAGACTGCGACATGCTGGATGGGCCCAGATAGGCACTGCGTTTTTTATCCTCTGAAAGGCGGTAAAGAGTACAACTTGATCATGCTCCGTCCCGATAACCTTCCTAAAGACGTGCGACGGGCACCCGGAGACCTGAACGAGATGAGGAGTAGCTTCGAAGGCTGGGACCCTCG GTTGACCAAACTGATTTCTTGCGTTCCGTCAGTGCTGAAGTGGAAGTTATCCCACCACAAGGAACTTGAGAGCTGGGCATGC GAATCCGTGGTACTTCTGGGAGATGCTTGCCATCCAACTCTACCATATCAAGCACAGGGTGCTGCCATGGCAGTTGAGGATGGAGCTGTgcttggcaagcttctcggcTTGCTAAACCAGTCCGAGGTATACAAATCTCAGGCACCGCGCCGCTTATCAAATATGCTGAAGCTCTACGAGAGTCTGCGAAAGGCTCGGACGTCGAACAATGTGCAAGGGGCAATTTCAAATCGATACACGTATCATTTACTAGACGGGCCTGAACAAGAGGCAAGAGACGCTTGGCTTGCTTCTTCCAGAACTACTCCCCCTCCTGATGGACAAACACTTGGGGATCATgaatatcttaagactatGTTGGCTTTTGATTGTGTTACAGATAGCATCGAGGCTTTTAAGGAGtgggaaagaaaacttaccAAGTTAGCTAGACAGCTGTAG
- a CDS encoding probable cutinase transcription factor 1 beta, producing MAIALLVHVCAAEHARSDVTGHARGGHAAIVRGINASARSEAERISMLVKSTGKTPFLPYTFHGSSPIELVKNLNRTGITALLGTQDRAVKANNDSVIFPQNEHRNNVPRPGPSPDKCRNRELICICPETKAFSAASCVDPSVLSSPPGQAYHVYDGSEECAQPPSVVELEPFLIPLPQRIRTDDIAYLKSRGALAIPPLQIRDALLRSYFTYVHPFMPAIDMDEFLRAIEYGGKNQRISFLLFQAVMFAGAACTPMCYLEKLGFSSRKGAREELFIRVRLLYDLDYETDRLALVQSLLLMTLWYKSPEEHRNTWHWLDVAISQAFAMGLHLDPDETTLSHRECILRRKVWWSCYVTDRLVSLNIKRPPRIRDDDFHVTMLLGTDFQPNLPLEDCQVRLNDMCPYVADTKLRSTLGGLFVELACLCQLMDPILRLHRSIQLGENNTLLSCNSEKTKFNGFRLISIQNLSALKQKMTEWIDSTQSICNYEPSTGSEFTYTTYLQQTALRLTFQAVMLQAHRLTIILSEEHDDYAEAEEAKSGILDSARQISNLASEVVEKGLCSFLPASILGVLVNATAVFIKSIMDPGEPRKSESEERFMQCLEAITIMEEIYEPARMARQTISWALVGPWNASKLSSIEMNQAEVMLAHQSQTPYSKGESSSPDSLTSHDTETNTPSIATSLWSSDLDHTGEFGTVLKAWGFIANEEVMIEHQEAEIDGLSAISMEGLGVLNDFFLSIEFRKLSYNTRST from the exons ATGGCCATCGCGCTCCTCGTGCATGTTTGCGCTGCAGAGCACGCAAGGTCAGATGTGACGGGGCACGCCAGGGGTGGCCATGCAGCAATTGTACGTGGCATCAATGCGAGTGCAAGGTCGGAAGCCGAAAGAATAAGTATGCTGGTAAAAAGTACCGGTAAGACACCTTTTCTTCCCTACACGTT TCATGGTAGCAGCCCCATTGAGCTCGTCAAAAATCTCAATCGCACTGGGATAACTGCCCTTTTGGGTACTCAAGACCGGGCAGTAAAGGCGAACAATGACTCGGTTATCTTCCCACAAAATGAGCACCGAAACAACGTTCCTAGGCCAGGGCCATCACCTGACAAGTGTCGTAATCGAGAATTGATTTGTATTT GCCCGGAAACTAAGGCGTTTTCTGCAGCAAGTTGCGTTGATCCCTCTGTTCTGAGTTCCCCACCAGGACAGGCATATCATGTATATGATGGATCCGAAGAATGCGCCCAGCCACCATCTGTTGTTGAACTGGAACCGTTTCTGATTCCACTTCCCCAACGAATACGAACAGACGACATTGCCTATCTCAAATCAAGAGGTGCCCTTGCAATACCACCTTTACAAATCAGAGATGCTCTGCTCCGCTCATACTTCACCTATGTTCACCCTTTCATGCCTGCCATTGACATGGACGAGTTCCTTAGAGCTATAGAGTATGGTGGAAAGAATCAAAGGATCAGCTTCCTCTTATTCCAAGCTGTGATGTTTGCAGGGGCTGCATGCACCCCGATGTGCTACTTAGAAAAGCTGGGGTTTAGCTCTCGTAAAGGGGCACGAGAAGAGCTTTTCATTCGAGTTCGG TTGTTATATGATTTGGATTACGAGACCGATCGACTTGCACTGGTCCAATCTCTCCTGCTCATGACTCTATGGTACAAGTCACCAGAAGAGCATCGAAATACCTGGCACTGGCTCGACGTCGCTATCTCTCAAGCCTTTGCAATGGGTCTTCATCTGGATCCGGACGAAACAACACTTTCCCATAGAGAGTGCATTTTGCGCCGAAAGGTCTGGTGGTCGTGTTATGTTACTGATAGACTAGTGTCTCTCAACATAAAACGTCCCCCGAGGATCCGAGACGATGACTTTCACGTCACAATGCTGCTCGGAACCGACTTTCAACCCAATCTTCCATTAGAAGACTGTCAAGTTCGATTGAACGATATGTGTCCTTACGTCGCAGACACAAAGTTACGTTCAACACTGGGTGGACTATTCGTCGAACTTGCATGTCTCTGTCAACTCATGGATCCCATTCTTCGACTACATCGCTCTATACAGCTCGGCGAGAATAACACATTGCTATCCTGTAACTCTGAGAAAACCAAATTCAACGGTTTTCGACTGATCAGCATCCAAAACCTATCGGCCTTGAAGCAAAAGATGACAGAATGGATCGATTCAACGCAGAGTATCTGCAACTACGAACCCTCAACAGGTTCTGAGTTTACTTATACCACTTACTTACAACAAACCGCTCTTCGTTTGACCTTTCAAGCCGTGATGCTACAAGCACACAGGTTAACAATTATTCTATCTGAGGAGCATGATGACTAcgcagaagctgaagaggcaAAGAGCGGCATACTCGATTCCGCAAGACAGATCTCTAATCTGGCTAGCGAAGTTGTCGAGAAGGGACTTTGCAGCTTTCTCCCGGCTTCTATCTTGGGGGTTTTAGTGAATGCGACAgcagtatttataaaaagcatTATGGATCCTGGTGAACCACGAAAGTCAGAATCGGAAGAGCGGTTCATGCAATGCCTGGAAGCCATCACTATAATGGAAGAAATATACGAACCTGCCAGAATGGCAAGGCAGACTATCTCTTGGGCTCTAGTAGGACCTTGGAATGCCAGCAAACTCTCCAGTATAGAGATGAATCAAGCTGAAGTTATGCTCGCTCATCAATCACAAACGCCTTACTCAAAGGGAGAGTCTAGCAGTCCAGATAGCCTTACCAGCCATGACACAGAAACGAACACTCCTTCAATAGCGACAAGTTTATGGTCTTCAGATCTCGACCACACAGGAGAGTTCGGCACTGTTTTGAAGGCGTGGGGCTTCATAGCCAATGAGGAAGTGATGATAGAGCATCAAGAGGCAGAAATAGACGGGCTCAGTGCGATATCGATGGAAGGGTTAGGTGTCTTGAATGACTTTTTTTTGTCAATTGAGTTTAGAAAGCTGTCTTATAACACGCGTAGTACATAG
- a CDS encoding related to permease of the major facilitator superfamily — MPPSTETCLSDMAKGEPIAMHVSHTGNDNPQNIDLLEWSEAEEAAVRRKIDFRIVPLSILLYLLCFLDRANIGNARIEGMALDLELVGYRFNWALSAFYIAYILVEIPSNIILKKVGPKFYIPLLVTGFGLVSLCTAFVRSFASLLVLRVLLGAFEGGTMPGIAFLLSCFYKRHELMLRICLFVSATGLAGAFGGLLATVLSRIEPWGVSSMKIHTWRNIFFFEGLLTVLIGLLAVTFMPQSLQTASFLNQRERQIAILRLLRDHKESEQVKVTRRDVKQALSSVMNITCGLGFLLINIAVQGLAVFLPTILRDLGWAATKAQLMTVPPNFLAFITCFSVAYVSDKTKRRGPFIILLTTISATGAIILRWETKAAVKYFGVFLIVCGAGASGPAYLTWAINNAAPSSVRAVTSAYIVTIGTLGGWTYLARDGPEYHTGHSINVGGQIAAVIVTAFGTLYCIWENKAREAGRRDHRLAGLSEDEQAKLGHSHPSFRLLP; from the exons ATGCCTCCAAGCACAGAAACCT GTCTCTCTGATATGGCCAAGGGTGAACCAATTGCCATGCATGTTTCACATACAGGCAACGACAATCCCCAAAACATCGACCTTTTGGAATGGTCAGAAGccgaagaagctgctgttcGGCGCAAGATCGATTTTCGCATCGTCCCATTGTCAATTCTCCTGTACCTTCTTTGT TTCTTGGATCGAGCAAACATCGGAAACGCCCGCATCGAGGGCATGGCTCTGGACCTCGAACTCGTTGGTTACAGGTTCAACTGGGCTCTATCCGCGTTCTACATAGCATACATCCTTGTCGAAATACCTAGCAACATCATCCTGAAGAAGGTCGGCCCCAAGTTTTACATACCCCTCCTCGTTACGGGGTTTGGACTTGTTTCTCTTTGCACAGCGTTTGTACGCTCTTTTGCATCGCTGCTTGTCCTCAGAGTCTTACTCGGCGCTTTTGAGGGCGGTACTATGCCCGGTATAGCCTTCCTGCTCAGCTGTTTCTATAAGAGACATGAGCTCATGCTACGGATTTGTCTATTCGTCTCAGCTACAGGCCTTGCAGGGGCCTTTGGTGGACTTCTCGCCACAGTCCTGTCTCGAATTGAACCTTGGGGTGTATCCTCCATGAAGATTCATACCTGGAGAAACATATTCTTCTTTGAGGGGCTTCTTACAGTGCTTATTGGTTTGTTGGCAGTCACTTTCATGCCACAGTCTCTCCAAACGGCATCTTTCCTGAACCAGAGAGAGCGCCAGATCGCCATCCTACGTTTGTTGAGAGATCACAAAGAATCAGAACAAGTCAAAGTCACCCGGCGAGATGTCAAACAAGCTTTGTCATCAGTGATGAACATAACTTGTGGCTTGGGATTCCTTTTGATCAACATTGCGGTTCAGGGACTTGCTGTCTTTCTACCAACTATCTTGCGAGACCTTGGATGGGCTGCTACAAAGGCGCAGCTGATGACAGTTCCCCCGAACTTTCTTGCATTCATCACATGCTTCTCAGTCGCCTATGTCAGCGACAAGACCAAAAGGCGCGGACCATTCATCATCTTACTGACAACAATCTCAGCCACTGGGGCCATCATTCTTCGGTGGGAAACAAAGGCCGCAGTCAAGTATTTCGGTGTTTTCCTCATCGTTTGCGGTGCCGGGGCTTCTGGGCCGGCGTACCTGACCTGGGCTATCAATAACGCAGCCCCTTCTTCAGTACGAGCCGTCACCAGTGCGTATATCGTTACCATCGGAACCCTTGGTGG ATGGACTTACCTGGCCCGAGATGGGCCAGAGTATCACACTGGACATTCAATTAACGTGGGTGGACAGATTGCTGCGGTAATTGTGACGGCCTTTGGAACTTTGTACTGTATCTGGGAGAACAAGGCTAGAGAAGCAGGCCGTAGGGACCACAGGTTGGCTGGCCTCAGTGAAGACGAGCaagccaagcttggccattctcatccatcTTTCAGACTTCTTCCTTAA